The Bradyrhizobium oligotrophicum S58 genome contains the following window.
CGGCGATGCCCTGCTTCGGACTATCGAAGCGCGCGCGATAGGCCGCAGGCAGCGTGATCTGCTCCAGCCGGAGACCGGTGACCTCGCCGAGATCGTAGAGATTGCCGGCAACGACCGAGGCCAGCGTCGGCAGATTGGCGCCGACATTGGCGACGGGAAACGAGATCGTCACGCGCGCGCGACGATAGGGACCTGTCGCGCCCTTGCGCCGCAGCCAGGCATTCGGCAGGCTGGGTTGGTCCACGGCCGGTAGCTCCACGACGCCGGTCACCGAGGCGCGGGCGCGCGCGCGCAAGGCATCGGTCTCGCCCTCGACCCGGGTGAACGTGCCGCAGGACTGCTCGCCCGCCATCACCTCCGCAACATCCAGGGGATCGAGCGGCGTCTCGATCAGGTAGCTGGCCTCGAAGTGGTCGGACGCAACCATGCTCACAACCTGCTGAGATCCGGGAACGGGCGCACCGGGTCCTTGCCGTCCCAGTCCTGCGAAGCCTCGCGGATCATGCGGAACATCGTGCCCTTCGGTCCCAGCACCTCCGACAGCTCGATGACGGTGCCGGGATGATAGTGCGTGTCAAAATAGATGAAGCGGCCGCGCTCGCCAACCTCGCCGCTCATGACCGGCTTGAAGCCCTGGCCGAGCAGCCGTTCGAGATCGGCGTCGTAGCTCTCGGTCCAATACGCCACATGCTGCAGGCCGAAATGGCCAGCTTGCGTGAAGTCGCGATACATCGAGGGCACGTCGTTGCGGCACTGGATCAGCTCGATCTGCAGCGGGCCGGAATTGGCCAGCGCCACCGAATTGTGCGGCTCGTAGCTCGCGCCGCGATATTGGTAGTTCCTGATCGGGACACGCTCGTTGTAGAAAAACGGGCCGACGCCCAGCACGCGTGACCAGTAATCCATCGCCGCCTCGATATCGGGTACGACATACCCGGCTTGACGGATCTCGCCGAACAGGCGGCTCATGGCAACGTCCTTTCCAACACTGGCCCAAACATCAAAGGAAGCCGATCGAGAACCACGGGATTGCGGCCACGGCGACAAGACCGAGCAGCAGCGCGAGCACATAGCCCCAGATGTAGCGCAGCCCCTCGTCCGGATTGATCTTGCTGATGGCGCAGGCGCCGTAGTAGCCGACGCCGAACGGCGGCGCGAACAGGCCGATGCCCATCGCGAAGATCACCACCATCGCGTAGTGCACCTCGTGCACGCCGGCCTGGCGTGCGATCGGGAACAGCAGCGGCCCGAACAGCACGATCGCTGGAATGCCTTCGAGGATGCTGCCGAGGATGATGAAGGTCACGATCGAAACCGCCAGGAAGCCCCAGGCCCCGCCGGGAATGGCCGCCATCAGCTCCGCAAGCTTCTGCGAGAAGCCGGATTGGGTGAGACCCCAGGCCATCGCCGTGGCGCAGCCGATGATGAAGACGATGGCGCCGGTGAGCGCGGCGGTCTCGACCAGCATCGCCGGCAGCCGGCGCCAGTCGAACTGGCGATAGATCAGGAGGCCGGCGATCACGGAATAGGCGATGCCGATGGTCGAGACCTCGGTGGCGGTCGCCACGCCTTCCACCACGGCAAGCCGGATCACAAATGGCAGTGCGATCGCGGGCAAGGCGACCAGGCCGAGCCGTCCGACCTCGCGCCACGTCGGACGCCGGACATGGCTGAGATCCTCGTTACGATAGCGCCACCAGACGACGCTGCACAACCCGAGGCCCAGCACCAGCGCCGGCAGCATGCCGCCGGTAAACAGCGCGGCGATCGAGACGCCGGTGACGGAACCAATCGTGATCAGCACGATCGAGGGCGGAATGGTTTCGGTCTGCGCGCCCGTGGCCGCGAGCAGCGCGACGAGATCGCCCGGCTTGGCGCCGCGCGCTTGCATCTCTGGAAACAACACCGGCGCGATCGCGGCCATGTCGGCGATCTTCGAGCCTGAAATGCCCGACACCAGATACATGGCGCCGATCAGCACATAAGAGAGCCCGCCTCTGACGTGGCCGAGCAGCGCCGACAGCCACTGAATCATGGCCGCGGCCATCCCGGTCATGCCGATCAGGGCGCCCAGGAAGATGAACAGCGGCACG
Protein-coding sequences here:
- a CDS encoding VOC family protein, with the translated sequence MSRLFGEIRQAGYVVPDIEAAMDYWSRVLGVGPFFYNERVPIRNYQYRGASYEPHNSVALANSGPLQIELIQCRNDVPSMYRDFTQAGHFGLQHVAYWTESYDADLERLLGQGFKPVMSGEVGERGRFIYFDTHYHPGTVIELSEVLGPKGTMFRMIREASQDWDGKDPVRPFPDLSRL
- a CDS encoding TRAP transporter large permease, with the translated sequence MPAPDLPASGLTAAAHRIEQTVGRIVEAVAAIVLVAEILILGAGVIARYVLHAPLVWSDELASILFLWLSMLGAAIALRRGEHMRMTGVVARVSPAVRALLEAVATTAAIAFLLLILPHALDYASEERFIVTPALEIASAWRAAAIPTGIALMLLAAVFRLVRLHALKPVLLAIALTAALLMVFWLAGPVLKPLGRLNLVVFFVGVVGLNVFAGVPIAFAFALATFGYLGLTTSTPMLVMVGRLDEGMSHLVLLAVPLFIFLGALIGMTGMAAAMIQWLSALLGHVRGGLSYVLIGAMYLVSGISGSKIADMAAIAPVLFPEMQARGAKPGDLVALLAATGAQTETIPPSIVLITIGSVTGVSIAALFTGGMLPALVLGLGLCSVVWWRYRNEDLSHVRRPTWREVGRLGLVALPAIALPFVIRLAVVEGVATATEVSTIGIAYSVIAGLLIYRQFDWRRLPAMLVETAALTGAIVFIIGCATAMAWGLTQSGFSQKLAELMAAIPGGAWGFLAVSIVTFIILGSILEGIPAIVLFGPLLFPIARQAGVHEVHYAMVVIFAMGIGLFAPPFGVGYYGACAISKINPDEGLRYIWGYVLALLLGLVAVAAIPWFSIGFL